The sequence TGGCGTCAGCTCCCATTTTAGCAAGAAACTTGTTAGGATCTGTATCGTCCAGTTGTTGATTTTCGCGTGGTAATTCGTCAATCAAATCGAGATACTCGTCTTCTGATAACAATTCACCTCTTACGATGTTTTCTCTTCCTTCAAGAATACCCGGCTGGATAATCACGTATTTTTCATAATAAATGATAGAATCCAGTTTCTTTGTCGACATACCTAACAGATAGCCAATTTTATTTGGCAACGAACGGAAATACCAGATATGTGCGATAGGCACCACCAAACTGATGTGTCCCATTCTTTCACGACGCACTTTCTTTTCTGTTACTTCCACCCCACAACGGTCGCAAACGATACCCTTATAACGAATACGTTTGTATTTACCGCAATGACATTCATAATCGCGAACCGGTCCAAAGATACGTTCGCAAAAAAGACCATCGCGTTCCGGTTTGTATGTACGGTAATTGATCGTTTCTGGTTTCAGAATTTCGCCGTGAGACATTTCAAGCATCTCTTCGGGCGACGCTAAACCAATCGTTATTTTGCTAAAATTGCTCTTTATCTTATTTTCTCTGATAAAAGCCATAGTTTTATTTTATTAAAGTTCTCCTGCCTCTTCTTGAGGCAAGAGAATTTTCGTTTTTTGAAGAATGTAATTTATTACCGAATGGTTCTACAGGAGGAATTATTCCAAGTGCACACTCAATCCGAGACCCTGCAATTCGTGCAGCAATACGTTCAGAGATTCTGGTAATCCCGGAGTCGGCATCGGCTCTCCTTTCACAATTGCTTCGTAAGAACGTGCACGACCTACAACGTCATCAGATTTAACAGTCAGAATTTCCTGCAGAATATGGGCGGCTCCAAATGCTTCCAGAGCCCAAACTTCCATTTCCCCAAAACGCTGACCACCAAATTGAGCTTTACCACCAAGAGGCTGCTGGGTAATCAACGAGTACGGACCAATAGAACGTGCGTGCATCTTGTCTTCAACCATGTGACCCAGCTTCAGCATGTAAATAATACCAACTGTAGCCGTTTGGTCAAAACGTTCGCCGGTTCCACCGTCATACAAATATGTTTTACCATAGTTAGGAACACCAGCTTTGTCGGTCCATGCGTTAAGGTCTTCAAGGGTCGCTCCATCGAAGATAGGTGTAGCAAATTTCACTCCCAGGTTTTTACCAGCCCAAGCAAGAACAGTTTCAAAAATCTGTCCCAAGTTCATACGGGAAGGCACACCCAGCGGGTTCAATACAATATCTACAGGAGTTCCATCTTCAAGGAACGGCATATCTTCCTGACGCACGATTCTTGATACAATACCCTTGTTACCGTGACGACCGGCCATTTTATCACCAACACGGATCTTACGTTTCTTAGCGATATAAACTTTAGCCAACTGTACGATACCTGAAGGCAGCTCGTCTCCGATCGTAATATTGAATTTCTTACGTTTGAGTTGAGCGTCGAGTTCCTTGTATTTCTTCAAATAGTTCACAATCACTGCCTGAATCATTTCGTTACGATGAGTATCAGTTGTCCAGCGACTTACATGAACCGTAGTATAATCAATATCGTTCATTACTTTTTGGGTAAACTTGCTTCCTTTCGGAATCAGGTCTGTACCTAAAAAGTCTTTCACTCCTTGCGATGTTTTATTCTGAGTAAGGGTTACCAGTTTCTCAATCAACTTCGCTTTCAAAGCTGCTGCTTCTTTTTCGAATTCTTCTTCTAATTTAGGAAGCACGGCCTTGTCTGCAAGACTCGATTTTCTGGTTTTCATTGCTTTTGCAAAGAGATTTCTTCCAATAACAACTCCTCTTAAAGAAGGAGACGCTTTGAGAGAAGCATCTTTAACATCGCCAGCCTTATCACCAAAAATAGCACGCAACAATTTTTCTTCCGGAGAAGGATCTGATTCCCCTTTTGGAGTAATTTTACCAATGAGGATATCACCGGGAGCTACGTGGGCACCTATACGGATAATACCGTTTTCGTCCAGGTCACGGGTTGCTTCTTCACTCACGTTTGGTATATCGGAAGTAAGTTCTTCCATACCACGTTTTGTTTCACGAACTTCAAGAGAATATTCGGTAACGTGAACTGAAGTAAAGATATCATCGCGCACCACACGTTCGTTGATTACGATAGCATCCTCAAAGTTGTAACCTTTCCAAGGCATGAATGCCACTTTCAGGTTACGTCCCAAAGCGAGTTCACCTTGTTCGGTAGAGTAACCTTCTGTCAGTATCTGACCTTTGGTTACACGGGTACCTTTTTCAACGATAGGACGAAGGTCCATCGTTGTTTCCTGGTTAGTCCGCTGGAATTTCGGGATAATATATTCTTTAACCGAATCATCGAAGTTGACAAATTCTTCATCTTCAGTGCGGTCATATCGAATTACGATACGTTTTGCATCAACAAATTCAACCACACCATCTTCTTCGGCCATGATTTGCGTACGAGAGTCCTGAATCATCTGACCTTCAATACCTGTCCCAACGATAGGTGCCTCGCTACGAAGCAATGGTACTGCCTGGCGCATCATGTTCGAGCCCATCAACGCACGGTTAGCATCATCGTGTTCGAGGAACGGAATCAATGAAGCCGCAATAGAAGCAATCTGAGTCGGAGATACATCCATCAACTGAACTTCATTCGGCGCAATTACAGGATAATCAGCGTCCTGACGAGCCTTAACGCGAGAACGAACAAAGCTACCATCTTCATTTAACGGAGCATTTCCCTGTGCAATAAGCTTGCCATCTTCTTCTTCGGCAGTCAGATAAACAATACCAGTTCCAGAAATATCAACTTTGCCCTCTGAAACTTTACGATAAGGAGTAACAATAAAGCCCAGATCGTTAATTTTAGCATACACACAAAGAGAAGAGATCAAACCAATGTTTGGACCTTCAGGTGTTTCAATAGGACAAAGACGTCCATAGTGAGTATAGTGTACGTCTCGAACCTCAAACCCTGCTCTTTCACGTGAAAGACCACCAGGCCCAAGAGCTGACAAACGACGTTTGTGCGTAATCTCGGCCAAAGGATTGGTTTGGTCCATGAACTGCGACAACGCATTTGTTCCGAAGAACGTATTAATAACCGAAGAAATTGTCTTCGCATTAATCAAATCAGTTGGAGTAAACACCTCATTGTCACGCACATTCATACGTTCACGAATTGTACGAGCCATACGGGCAAGTGCAACACCAAACTGATTGTACAATTGTTCGCCAACAGTTCTTACACGACGATTGCTCAAGTGGTCAATATCATCCACTTCAGCTTTCGAATTGATAAGTTCGATGAGGTATTTGATAATTTCAATGATGTCTTCCTTCGTCAGAACTCTGACATCCATTTCTGTTGTAAGGTTCAGTTTGCGGTTAATACGATAACGACCTACCTCTCCGAGGTCATAACGTTTGTCAGAGAAGAACAAACCATTGATAACTTCACGAGCTGAAGTATCATCGGCAGGTTCAGCACTACGCAACTGACGATAAATATATAAAACTGCATCACGTTCCGAGTTACTCGGGTCTTTTTGCAGTGTATTGTAAATAATACTAAAATCGCTTTGATTTTGTTCTTCTTTATGGAGAAGAATTGTTTGGGTGCCCGAATCAATGATCGCATCGATGTGGCTGTTTTCCAAAATAACCTCACGGTCAATCACCACCTCGTTACGTTCGATGGAAACAACTTCACCGGTATCTTCATCCACGAAGTCTTCGTTCCATGATTTCAGGACACGAGCAGCGAGCTTGCGTCCAACAACCTTTTTCAGGCTGCTTTTGTTAACCTTAACTTCTTCTGCAAGATTAAAGATTTCAAGAATATCTCTGTCACTTTCGTAGCCGATAGCACGAAGCAGAGTTGTTACAGGTAATTTCTTTTTACGATCGATGTAAGCATACATCACGTTATTGATGTCCGTTGCAAATTCAATCCAGGCACCTCTAAACGGAATAATTCTTGCTGAATATAATTTTGTTCCGTTGGTATGTACACTCTGACCGAAGAACACACCCGGAGAACGGTGAAGCTGCGAAACAACAACACGTTCGGCACCGTTTATCACAAACGTGCCTTTTTCTGTCATATAGGGAATAGTACCCAAATATACATCCTGAATAACAGTATCGAAATCTTCGTGTTCAGGATCCGTACAATAAAGCTTCAGTTTAGCCTTTAAGGGTACGCTATGAGTCAAGCCTCGTTCAATACATTCTGGAATAGAGTAACGCGGAGGATCTACAAAGTAGTCTAAAAACTCAAGGACAAAGTTGTTTCGCGTATCAGAAATAGGAAAATTTTCTGCAAAAACGTTAAACAGGCCTTCATTTTTCCTTTTTTCGGGAGGAGCGTCCAGTTGGAAAAAGTCCTGAAATGATTTTAGTTGAACCTCAAGAAAATCCGGATAATCTAACGGACTTTTGATTGAGGCGAAGTTTATTCTTGGGTTTGCTGTATTGGACATCATTGGGAAGGAAAGTTTGATTGAACTTAATTAGCCGATACTCTGCTAAGAAATTAATTCAGTACTGTAGTCTAAAAATAAAGATGGAAAAGAAGGATAAAAAGACAAACTGAGGTTCAAATTTCGTAGCGAGTTGTTGAATTAATAGCACAAATGTATATTCAATAAATTGCCTTTTATAAGCAACCAGTTAATTAAACCAAAATGAATAACATTATACGCAAAAAGGTTTAGAATCTCATCAACATGAGATTCTAAACCAAATGCCTGTAATCAGGGTGTGTTATTTAAGCTCAACTTCAGCTCCGCCTTCAGTAAGTTGTTTTTTCAAAGCTTCTGCTTCGTCTTTAGCAACACCTTCTTTGATTGCGCTAGGAGCACCGTCAACTAAGTCTTTTGCTTCTTTCAAACCAAGGCCGGTAAGTTCTTTTACAAGCTTAACGATAGCCAACTTGTTTGCGCCAGCTGATTTCAAGATAACATCAAAAGATGTTTTTTCTTCTTCAGCAGCAGCAGCGCCTGCAGCAGGAGCAGCAACAGCAACAGCAGCAGCTGCGGGTTCGATACCGTATTCGTTTTTCAAAATTTCGGCCAACTCGTTTACTTCTTTAACGGTCAAGTTAACCAATTGTTCTGCAAATGCTTTCAAATCTGCCATGATGAGATATTTTTAAAAGTTTGGATTGATTTTTTGTTTTGTTTTTTATCGTTCTGACAACGTTTGTAATACGCCGTGAAGAGTGTTTCCTCCTGATTGGAGTGCAGATACCACGTTCTTAGCAGGCGATTGCAGCAAGGCAATAACATCTGCGATAAGTTCGTTTTTGCTCTTGATGTTAATCAAGGCTTCGAGCTGATCGGCTCCAACATAGAAACTTTCTTCTACATAAGCTGCCTTCAAAGCAGGTTTTTCCAGCTTATTAGTTTTGCTAAATTCTTTGATCAATTTAGCAGGAGCATTTCCAGTGTTAGAAAGCAACAATGCAGATGAACCTTTCAATGAATCAAACAACGGGCTGAAATCTGTGCCTGTCGATTCAAGAGCTTTCATAAGTAACTTGTTTTTAACGACCATCAATTTGATCTCTTTGCTAAAACAAGCCTTACGGAGCTTACTTGTATCTTCAGCGTTAAGTCCTTCGCTGTTAGTTACATAAAAATGGCTGTATGATCCGATTGTTTCTTTGATTTGCTCTATGATGACACTTTTATCTTCCTTTTTCATACACTACAACTTTTTTAGTTTTCTTCAACCGATTTGGGGTCAATCTTAATACCAAGACTCATTGTACTTGAAAGATAAATGCTCTTCACATAAGTACCTTTAGCCGTAGAAGGCTTCAATTTGATAAGCGTATGGATAAATTCCTTAGCATTATCAGCAATTTTTGAAGCATCAAACGACACTTTACCAATGGATGTGTGAACAATACCGCTTTTATCAACTTTAAAGTCAATCTTACCTTGTTTGACTTCTTGTACTGCTTTACCTACTTCATTGGTAACGGTACCACTTTTAGGGTTAGGCATAAGGCCACGAGGACCCAGCACACGACCCAGTGCACCAATTTTACCCATGATTGCAGGTTGAGTGATGATAACATCGATATCAGTCCAACCTCCTTTAATCTTTTCGATATATTCGTCAAGACCAACATAATCAGCGCCTGCAGCTTTCGCGTCGGCTTCTGCATCAGGTGAGCATAAAGCAAGAACCCTTATTTGCTTGCCGGTTCCGTGAGGAAGAGAAACTACACCGCGAACCATCTGGTTAGATTTACGCGGATCGATTCCCAAACGCACGTCAACGTCAACAGAAGCATCAAATTTGGTCGTCGTGATTTCTTTTACCAATTGTGCTGCTTCCTTAAGCGAATAGGCTTTCCCGGGTTCAACCTTGCTGTTTGCCAACTTTTGATTTTTCGTCAGTTTACTCATTGTTGAATTTCTTTTTAATTATTTACCGGGAGCTTCTCCTTTGACTGTAATACCCATACTACGTGCTGTTCCTGCAACCATCGTCATTGCTGATTCGATTGTGAAACAGTTCAAGTCAACCATTTTGTCAGAAGCAATAGTCTGCACTTGTTCCCAAGTGATTTCAGCTACTTTCTTACGATTTGGTTCTGCAGAACCTCCTTTTAACTTAGCAGCTTCCATCAACTGGATTGCTACCGGAGGAGTCTTTACAACAAAATCGAATGACTTGTCTGAGTAATAAGTAATAACAACAGGTAAAACTTTACCTGCTTTGTCTTGGGTTCTGGCATTAAATTGCTTACAAAACTCCATGATGTTGATCCCTTTGGAACCCAGTGCAGGGCCAACGGGAGGCGATGGATTTGCAGCCCCGCCTTTTATCTGTAATTTGATAAGTCCAGCAACTTCTTTTGCCATGATTTGATTAAATTAAAATAATTATTACCAGAGTGAGGTTCGTAACAACCACTACTCTTTTTCCACTTGCATGAAACCTAATTCTAAAGGAGTCTTACGCCCAAAGATCTTCACCATAACTTTGAGTTTCTTCTTTTCGTTATTTACCTCTTCGATAATTCCGCTAAAACCACTGAAAGGGCCAAATGTTACTTTGACACTTTCTCCTATCGAATACTCGAGTGTGATATCTTCACCAGCCTCTTGTAATTCGTCCATTGTTCCAAGAATACGATTGACTTCCGAAGAACGAAGGGGAGTGGGTTGGTCGTTTGTACCGCCCAAAAAGCCTAAAACATTAGGCATTTGTCTGAGACGGTGAGCAACGTCGCCCACAATGTTAGCTTCGACGAGAACGTAACCGGGAAGATAGCTTCTCTCTTTCGTGATCCGCTTTCCGTTACGTACTTGAACTACCTTTTCGGTTGGTATCAAGACTTGAGATACATATTGACCAAGGTTGGTGTTTTTGAGTTCTGCCTCAACATACTCCTTTACCTTGTTCTCTTTGCCGCTAATAGCACGTAGCACGTACCATTTCTTTGCAGACTCAGCCATTTTCAACCTCCTAGATAATCTGTTTGTAAATAAACTTCATGACACTTTCGAACCCTAAGTCCATGACCCATACTACCACTGCAATAACAAGGGAAGCAACTAAAACTACGACTGCACTGTTAGTAAGTTCTTTGTAAGATGGCCATGAAACCTTATGCACGAGCTCGGTGTAAGCTTCTTTACAATAATTGATGAATCTTTTCATAGCGAAGTGTTTTTTTTAGCACGGGAGGTACGACTCGAACGCACGACACTCGGTTTTGGAGACCGATGCTCTACCAACTGAGCTACACCCGTGTATTTTTTAATTTCTTCTTTTTCTGAAGAGTTGGAGAATAATCCTGACAGGAAAATTCCTGTCAGGATTTATTTGTGATCAGAATCTTTGTCAATAGCTCAACGCCATGGATTCAAAAACCCTGAGTTGCTTTATTAGTCAAGCAGTTCGGTGATCTGACCTGCACCTACTGTACGACCACCTTCACGGATAGCGAAACGCAAACCTAAGTCGCAAGCTACCGGATAGATCAATTCTACAGTGATTGTCAAGTTGTCACCTGGCATAACCATTTCTGTTCCTTCCGGCAAAGTGATTTCACCAGTTACGTCCAATGTACGGATGTAGAACTGAGGACGGTATTTGTTGTGGAATGGAGTGTGACGACCACCTTCTTCTTTTTTCAGGATATAAACCTGAGCTTTGAAGCGAGTGTGAGGTTTAACTTTACCCGGGTGAGTAATAACCATACCACGTTTGATTTCGTCTTTGTCGACACCACGAAGCAACAAACCTACGTTGTCACCAGCCTGGCCATCGTCCAAAATTTTACGGAACATTTCAACACCGGTTACAACAGATTTTTTACCTTCTGAACCAAGACCGATGATCTGAACTTCTTCACCTGTTTTGATAATACCTGTTTCGATACGACCTGTTGCTACAGTACCACGACCTGTGATAGAGAACACGTCTTCAACCGGCATCAAGAAAGGTTTATCAGTATCGCGCGGAGGCAGTGGAATCCATGTATCAACAGCTTCCATCAGTTCCATAATTTTATCTTCCCATTCAGCAACACCATTCAAACCACCCAAAGCAGAACCACGGATGATAGGAGTATTGTCACCATCAAATTCATAGAAAGAAAGCAATTCACGCATTTCCATTTCTACGAGGTCGAGCATTTCAGGGTCGTCAACCATATCGCATTTGTTCATGAAAACAACCAATTTCGGAACGTTTACCTGAC comes from Paludibacter jiangxiensis and encodes:
- the tuf gene encoding elongation factor Tu yields the protein MAKEHFNRTKPHVNIGTIGHVDHGKTTLTAAITTVLAKKGLSEMRSFDSIDNAPEEKERGITINTAHVEYETANRHYAHVDCPGHADYVKNMVTGAAQMDGAIIVVAATDGPMPQTREHILLARQVNVPKLVVFMNKCDMVDDPEMLDLVEMEMRELLSFYEFDGDNTPIIRGSALGGLNGVAEWEDKIMELMEAVDTWIPLPPRDTDKPFLMPVEDVFSITGRGTVATGRIETGIIKTGEEVQIIGLGSEGKKSVVTGVEMFRKILDDGQAGDNVGLLLRGVDKDEIKRGMVITHPGKVKPHTRFKAQVYILKKEEGGRHTPFHNKYRPQFYIRTLDVTGEITLPEGTEMVMPGDNLTITVELIYPVACDLGLRFAIREGGRTVGAGQITELLD
- the nusG gene encoding transcription termination/antitermination protein NusG, translating into MAESAKKWYVLRAISGKENKVKEYVEAELKNTNLGQYVSQVLIPTEKVVQVRNGKRITKERSYLPGYVLVEANIVGDVAHRLRQMPNVLGFLGGTNDQPTPLRSSEVNRILGTMDELQEAGEDITLEYSIGESVKVTFGPFSGFSGIIEEVNNEKKKLKVMVKIFGRKTPLELGFMQVEKE
- the rplA gene encoding 50S ribosomal protein L1; the encoded protein is MSKLTKNQKLANSKVEPGKAYSLKEAAQLVKEITTTKFDASVDVDVRLGIDPRKSNQMVRGVVSLPHGTGKQIRVLALCSPDAEADAKAAGADYVGLDEYIEKIKGGWTDIDVIITQPAIMGKIGALGRVLGPRGLMPNPKSGTVTNEVGKAVQEVKQGKIDFKVDKSGIVHTSIGKVSFDASKIADNAKEFIHTLIKLKPSTAKGTYVKSIYLSSTMSLGIKIDPKSVEEN
- the rplJ gene encoding 50S ribosomal protein L10 translates to MKKEDKSVIIEQIKETIGSYSHFYVTNSEGLNAEDTSKLRKACFSKEIKLMVVKNKLLMKALESTGTDFSPLFDSLKGSSALLLSNTGNAPAKLIKEFSKTNKLEKPALKAAYVEESFYVGADQLEALINIKSKNELIADVIALLQSPAKNVVSALQSGGNTLHGVLQTLSER
- the rplL gene encoding 50S ribosomal protein L7/L12 — encoded protein: MADLKAFAEQLVNLTVKEVNELAEILKNEYGIEPAAAAVAVAAPAAGAAAAEEEKTSFDVILKSAGANKLAIVKLVKELTGLGLKEAKDLVDGAPSAIKEGVAKDEAEALKKQLTEGGAEVELK
- the rpoB gene encoding DNA-directed RNA polymerase subunit beta is translated as MMSNTANPRINFASIKSPLDYPDFLEVQLKSFQDFFQLDAPPEKRKNEGLFNVFAENFPISDTRNNFVLEFLDYFVDPPRYSIPECIERGLTHSVPLKAKLKLYCTDPEHEDFDTVIQDVYLGTIPYMTEKGTFVINGAERVVVSQLHRSPGVFFGQSVHTNGTKLYSARIIPFRGAWIEFATDINNVMYAYIDRKKKLPVTTLLRAIGYESDRDILEIFNLAEEVKVNKSSLKKVVGRKLAARVLKSWNEDFVDEDTGEVVSIERNEVVIDREVILENSHIDAIIDSGTQTILLHKEEQNQSDFSIIYNTLQKDPSNSERDAVLYIYRQLRSAEPADDTSAREVINGLFFSDKRYDLGEVGRYRINRKLNLTTEMDVRVLTKEDIIEIIKYLIELINSKAEVDDIDHLSNRRVRTVGEQLYNQFGVALARMARTIRERMNVRDNEVFTPTDLINAKTISSVINTFFGTNALSQFMDQTNPLAEITHKRRLSALGPGGLSRERAGFEVRDVHYTHYGRLCPIETPEGPNIGLISSLCVYAKINDLGFIVTPYRKVSEGKVDISGTGIVYLTAEEEDGKLIAQGNAPLNEDGSFVRSRVKARQDADYPVIAPNEVQLMDVSPTQIASIAASLIPFLEHDDANRALMGSNMMRQAVPLLRSEAPIVGTGIEGQMIQDSRTQIMAEEDGVVEFVDAKRIVIRYDRTEDEEFVNFDDSVKEYIIPKFQRTNQETTMDLRPIVEKGTRVTKGQILTEGYSTEQGELALGRNLKVAFMPWKGYNFEDAIVINERVVRDDIFTSVHVTEYSLEVRETKRGMEELTSDIPNVSEEATRDLDENGIIRIGAHVAPGDILIGKITPKGESDPSPEEKLLRAIFGDKAGDVKDASLKASPSLRGVVIGRNLFAKAMKTRKSSLADKAVLPKLEEEFEKEAAALKAKLIEKLVTLTQNKTSQGVKDFLGTDLIPKGSKFTQKVMNDIDYTTVHVSRWTTDTHRNEMIQAVIVNYLKKYKELDAQLKRKKFNITIGDELPSGIVQLAKVYIAKKRKIRVGDKMAGRHGNKGIVSRIVRQEDMPFLEDGTPVDIVLNPLGVPSRMNLGQIFETVLAWAGKNLGVKFATPIFDGATLEDLNAWTDKAGVPNYGKTYLYDGGTGERFDQTATVGIIYMLKLGHMVEDKMHARSIGPYSLITQQPLGGKAQFGGQRFGEMEVWALEAFGAAHILQEILTVKSDDVVGRARSYEAIVKGEPMPTPGLPESLNVLLHELQGLGLSVHLE
- the secE gene encoding preprotein translocase subunit SecE, whose translation is MKRFINYCKEAYTELVHKVSWPSYKELTNSAVVVLVASLVIAVVVWVMDLGFESVMKFIYKQII
- the rplK gene encoding 50S ribosomal protein L11, with amino-acid sequence MAKEVAGLIKLQIKGGAANPSPPVGPALGSKGINIMEFCKQFNARTQDKAGKVLPVVITYYSDKSFDFVVKTPPVAIQLMEAAKLKGGSAEPNRKKVAEITWEQVQTIASDKMVDLNCFTIESAMTMVAGTARSMGITVKGEAPGK